ACCGAGCTTCCCGCCGGAACCGACTTCGTCGCCGTGCCCGGCGGCTTTTCCTACGGGGATTACCTTCGTTCCGGCGCAATGGCCGCGAGAAGCCCGATCATGCGGGCTGTTGCCGACTCGGCCGGCAGGGAGGTGCCGGTGCTTGGCATTTGCAACGGCTTCCAGGTCCTGACGGAGGCGGGCCTGCTTCCCGGCGCGCTGATGCGCAATGCGGGTCTTCACTTCGTGTGCCGGACTGTCGGGCTGAAGGTCGAAAACAGCCAGTCGCTCTTCACATCGGCCTATCGCTCCAGCGAAGAGATTGCGGTGCCGGTTGCCCATCATGACGGGAATTTCCAGGCGGACGCCGAGACATTGGACCGGCTCGAAGGCGACGGCCGGGTCGCGTTTCGCTACACCGAAGAGGTCAACGGCTCGGCACGAAACATCGCGGGCATCCTCAATGCGCAGGGCAATGTGCTGGGCATGATGCCGCATCCGGAGAGAGTCATTGAGGCTGCGCACGGCGGCACCGACGGGCGCCGCCTGTTCGAAGGGCTGCTGGAAGCTGTTGCCTAGCGCCCGCGCCTGAGGGCGATCGGCTGGCAGCCGATATTGCTCGGCGGCAAGAAGCAGTGGAACGCGCGATCTGGGCCCGGCGCGTCATTGACGACGACCTTGCGCTCCAGCGTCATCGGGTTGGTGTAAACGATCACCGTATCCGCCTGGGCCATACTCGGCCACGCAGCCGCGGAAACGGCAAACGCCAAGCTTCGAGCGATCCATTTCATCAGCAGGCCCCTTTAATTAACGGCAAGTTTCCGCCTTTTCGGGTGAATTGTCCATGAATGAAAAGCTTTTGGCGGCTCCCTCCATTGTCGCTAGGAGAGGCCCGCGCGCGCCCGTAGCTCAGTTGGATAGAGCACGTGCCTTCTAAGCATGAGGTCGCTGGTTCGAATCCAGCCGGGCGCGCCAATTCTTGCGCAAGGCGTTTCGACCTACCATGGGTATTCTCGTCGTGGCGTTGTTAAGGGCTTTGAACGAGCCTATGATCTGGAGCGTCAGTTAGGAGTACCGACAAGAAATAGGAGGCCCAGATGCGTTTGCCCCTGCTCCTAGTTTCCGCGCTGCTCTTCGCAGTTCCTCTGGGCGCCCAGCCGGTCGACTGGTCGAACGCCAAGGTGGTGGACGTCGAACTATCGAACTACGCGTTCTCGCCGACCACTCTCACCCTTCAGCACGGCGTTCCCTACAGGCTTCATATCGTCAACAAAGCTGGGGGCAGCCACAACTTCCTGGCCAGGACCTTCTTCGCGCAGGCGACGCTCGACCCTTCAAGCAGCGCGGTCGTCAAAAAGGGCGGGGTTGAGCTTGGCGGCGGGGAAAGCGCGGACGTACGCCTGATTGCACCGCAACCCGGCACGTTCGACGTTCACTGTTCGCATTTCATGCATTCCTCCTTCGGCATGAAGGGCACGATCGTCGTTCAGTGAGTCCCGATTATCCAATCCTGACTAGTGGTCGTTATGCCGCCAGGGAGGACATCGCGCCGAGGGCTTTCTTCCGGCCTGGTGTCATGCGCTGCTACCTGACGTTGCTGGCCATCGTCGCCGTGCCTGGCGCGGCCATTGCCGCGAACGATCCTGGCAAGAAGGCTTGTGCGCAAGAAGCGCGGCGCTTGTGTCCAGCCGAAATGAAAACCTTGAGCAGAAAGAAGGTCGAAGCCTGCATGATCGTCAAGATCGAGCAAACGTCGCCCGTTTGCCGATCGACGATGCTAAGGATCAAGGCGGAGCGCGAAGCGATCGTTAAGCGCTGAGGTGGTCGCGCGTCCCGTAAAGGACCCGGTTTTCCGTCCGGATCCTCACGCTCAGCATCGTGGCATTAAGCAGCGTGAAGATCACGGCCACCCACACCAGTCCGAACATCAGCGGCAGCACGGCGATTTCGGCAATGACTACGGCGTAATTGGGGTGCCGCACGAAACGGAACGGTCCGGTTTTCACTAGCGGCGCCTTTGGCATGACGATGATCCGCGTTGTCCAGCGCCTTCCGAGTGTCATGAGCACCCAAACACGAAAAACCTGGAGCACCGCGTAGGTTGCGAGCAGGGGCAAGCTGACCGGGCGACCACCTGCTGTTGCCCACAGAGTCGCCAGCCAAGCGGCGTGCATCGCCACCATAATGGGATAATGGACCGCGCCCGCTTCATAAGCGCCGGCCGCAAGCAACCTTGCCGTGTTCCGCCGGTCGATCGCCAGTTCCGCCAATCGCTGCACCGTCACGAACGCGAGGATGACGTAGGCCCAGTTCATGCCGTGCACCGCAGCGTGAGGAGAGACGCCGTGAACCCCGGTCCGAGTGCGTTGAGCGCCGACGACCCGGGCAATTCCGCGGCGCGGCAACGCTCCAGCACGAACAGGACCGTCGGAGCCGACATGTTGCCATGATCGCGCAAGACCTCACGCTCATGGTCCAGAGCCCCCGGTGCGAGGGCCAATGCGTCCTCGATAGCGCTGACCACCTTCGCCCCGCCGGGATGGCAGATGAAACGCTCGATATCGCCAATAACGAGGCCCTGCGTTGCCAGCATTTCGCTCACCGCCTGTCGCATCTCACGCCTCGCGAAACCCGGTATCGCGCGGTTGAGAACGACGCCAAAGCCGGTCGGCTCGGCCTGCCAACCCATGATGTCCAGCGTGTCATTCCACGTCTTCTCGGCGCTTCCTTCGATCTTCGCAAAGCCGCCCTCGCCGCTGCGCACGATGCACGCGGCCGCACCGTCGCCGAACAAGGCGGTTGACACGAGATCGGACTTGTCTGCGTTCGCGGTGCGAAGAGCGAGGCTGCACAATTCGACCGTCACGAAAAGGACCGTCCTCCCCGGCGCTGCCCCGGCAATTTTGCTTGCGAGAGCGAGCCCAGTCACCCCTCCGGCGCAGCCCAGCCCGAATATCGGCACGCGAGCCACGTCCGTGCGAAACGGCAGTCGTGCCATCGCTCGGGCTTCTAGGCTCGGCGTAGCGATGCCGGTCGAGGAGACGGTGACGATGGCATCGATGTCTTCCGCCCGAAGCTTCGCTTCGTCGAGCGCTCTCGCCGCGACTTCGACGAACAAGTCCAGGGCGACATCGAGATAGACGTCCGTTCGCTCCTGAAAGCTGCGTTCGACAAAGTACCATTCGGCCGGCATCGCGATCTGCCGGTTCTCGATCCCGGCATTGGCATAAACAGCGGCGAGCCGGTCGAAGTCTTGGAATTTGTTCCCGATCAGCTCGCGGGCCGCCGCCAGCGCGTCGCTCTGGGAAAGCACGTTGCGTGGCGTTCCGGTCGCAAGAGAAAGGATGGAAACCGATTTCATTGCAGCATCCGTCCTTATAGACAGGTGGACCGGAGAAAACGGTTCAGTGTTCCAACGAAACCCAATTCCCGACGTTCCCATTGTTAGCCGTGCCGAGCGTTGAAGGACATTCGAAACGCAGTTGCCGACATCGACCGAAGCGCCCGACGGGGGCCAATCGCCTGCCTCCGGGGCGCGCGAGTGGTTCGGATTCGTGCTGATGTCGCTCGGCATGTTCATGGCGATCCTGGACATCCAGGTCGTCGCGACGTCTTTGCCCACGATCCAGTCCGCGCTCGGCATATCGGCCGACTGGATGGTGTGGGTGCAAACCGCTTATCTCACCGCCGAGATCGTCGCGATTCCCCTGACCGGTTACCTCACCGCGAGGCTCGGGATGCGCTGGCTGTTCGTCGGCGCGGTCTGCGTCTTCACGCTTGCGTCGCTGGGATGCGCCCTGAGCCAAAGCTTCGAACAACTCATCGCCTGGCGCATCGTGCAGGGCTTCTCCGGGGGAACTTTGATTCCTTCGGTCTTTGCTGCCGTCTTTCTCTTGTTTCCGGAACGCTCCCAGGCATTGGCCACCACCATTGCCGGTGTCGCCGCTGTCCTCGCACCCACCGTCGGGCCCATCGTCGGCGGCTGGATTACGCAGTCCTTCTCCTGGCATTGGCTGTTCATGATCAACATCGTGCCCGGGGTCGTCGTGGGCGCGGGCGTAGCGTTGACGTTGCGGGGGAAAGCCTCGGAAAGGACGCGATCGACCGCGATTGATGTCCCTGCCCTTGCCCTGCTGGCAATGGGACTGACGGCGCTGCAACTGGGTCTGAAGGATGCGCCGTCTCTTGGCTGGGACGCGCCGCGCGTGCTCGGACTGCTTGGACTATTCGCGGCATGCGGGGCCGCGTTCGTCTGGCGGACGCTGGCGTCGCGAGCGCCGCTTGTGGAACTCCGCTGTTTCTCCGACAGGAATTTCGCGATTGGTTGTGTTTTCAGCTTCGTGCTGGGATTCGGGCTGTTCGGATCGACCTACCTGATGCCGTTCTTCCTCGGCCTCGTCAGGGAACATGGGCCATTGCGCATCGGTGAGATCATGCTGGTGACGGGCATAACGCAACTACTTACCGCACCCATTGCCGTCTATCTCGAGCGCCGCCTCGATCCCAGATTGCTCACGGCATTCGGCTTCTCTCTCTTTGCGGTCGGCCTTCTGATGAGCGGCGAACAGACTGCAGCCACCGACTTCTGGGGGATGTTTGCGCCCCAGATAGTGCGTGGAGCGGCCATCATGTTCTGTATTTTGCCGCCGACGCGAATGGCATTGGGGCGCTTGCCGCCTCATCTGGTGGTGCATGGCAGCGGGCTGTTCAACCTGATGCGCAATTTGGGCGGCGCGATTGGGCTCGCCTTGATCGACACCACGATTTTCAGCCGTGCCGCGACCGAAGGGAACGAGATCGTCGACAAACTTCGCTCCGGCGACCTCGCTACCGCGCTCGCGATAGGCATTCCGCGTGATGCCTTTCTGGAACAGCGCGGCCAGCCGCTCGACGAATTCGCGCTCGAGATGATTCGGCCCTTGGTCGAGAAGGCAGGGTTGGTTTCGGCGATCAATTCGGCGTGGCTTCTGTGCGGTATCCTTACGATGCTGGCGGTGACCTTGATTGTCTTCGTAAGGCGCGTGTCGCCTGCCGCAAAAGCCGCGAACGCCGCGGTTGCGGCAGATCGCTAGACCAGCTTCCCCGGGTTCATCAGGCCTTTCGGATCAAGTCCGGCCTTGATCGCTTTCAACGCTGAGACCCGGTCCGGCGAAAGACGGGCGAGCTCGTCGCGCTTCATCTGACCGATGCCATGCTCGGCGCTAATCGATCCGCCCGCCGCCGTGACCAGGTCGTGCACCATCCGGCTGACCGCTTCCCCTTCGCGCTCCAGCCAGTCCTCGCCTCCGCGCCCCATCGCGCGGACGTGGAAATGGATGTTGCCGTCACCGAGATGGCCGAAGCCGCTTGCGCTGGCCCCGGGAAAGGCGTGCTCCAGCTTCGCCGACGCCTTTTCCAGGAAGCGCGGCATGGCTTCGACCGGAACGCTGATGTCGTGCTGGGTCGCCGGGCCGAAAGCCTTCTTCTCCGACTCTGACAGGCCGTCGCGAATTCGCCAGAAGCTTTCCGCTTGTGCTTCGTTTGCTGAAAGGACCGCGTCGCCGATCATTCCTCGCTCGATCATTGGCGCGAGCAGCCGAGCGAGCAGCGTGTCCGGCGCTTCGTCCTGCGCCGAGCTAGCCGTCGCCTCAACCAGCGCGTGCCATCCGTGCGCGCTTTCCAGTGGCGGCCGGGCACCGGACAGATGCTGCAGCGCCGCCTGCAAGGACTCGTCCGGCAATATCTCGAAGCCCTCGATCCGGTCCGTCGCGCGCTCAAGCTCCCTGAGAACGTTCAGCGCCGTCTGCGGATTGTCGAGGCCGAGCCAGGCGACCGAGCGGGAATGGATCGCGGGAACGAGCTTGAGTCGCGCCGCGGTCACGACGCCAAGCGTGCCCTCCGCTCCAATGAGCAACTGATCGAGACTGGGGCCGCGATTGTCTTTCTTGAGGCCGGCCAGGCCGTTATGGATCATTCCATTGGGAAGCACTGCCTCGATCCCGTCGACCAGTCCGCGCATCGGCCCGAAGCGAAGCACCTGCGTACCGCCGGCATTGGTCGAAACAAGGCCGCCGATCGTCGCCGAACCTTTCGCGCCGAGCGTCAGCGGGAACCGCATCCCTTCGTCCGCCAACGCGTCATGCAATGTCTGAAGGATAACTCCCGCCTCGACGACGCAGCGCCGGGCCTCGCGGTCGATGCTCCGGAACCGGTTCATTCGCCGCAGCGACAGGATCAGCGCCGATCCGTCGGCGGGAGGTGTCGCACCGCCGACCATCGACGTGTTTCCGCCTTGAGGCACCAAAGGCACGTTCAGCTCATTTCCCAGCCGAACCGCCATTGCCACACCTTCTGTCGAGTCCGGCTGCAGGATTGCCGCGCTCGAGCCGGTCCAGCGGCCGCGCCAGTCGGTCAGCCACGGTTCGACATCCGCCGGGTCGGTTAGCGCCACCCGCTGGCCGAAGCGGGACCGGAAGCTATCGATCAATTGCTGTTGTGCAGGGGTCATTATCCCTTCCCTACGCTTGCCGGGCGACAGCGGACAAGCGTAAGGCGGACGAATGGCCAGCCGCTCGCCGATCACCATCGTCCTTGCTCGCGCCATGAACGGCGTGATCGGCAAGGATGGCACCCTTCCCTGGCACATCCCGGCCGACTTGAGGCGCTTCAAGGCGCTGACAATGGGCAGCGCGATGATCATGGGTCGCAAGACCTTCGACAGCCTGCCCGGCGTTCTTCCGGGCCGCCAGCATATCGTTCTCACCCGCGACCCCGAATGGCGCCACGACGGGGTCGATGTCGTTCACACCCTCGAAGATTCGATCGCTGCCGCTGGCGGCACGCCGATATCCGTAATCGGCGGCGCCGCGGTATTCGAACTCTTCGAGCCGATCGCCGACCGGATCGAGTTGACCGAAGTGCTCGCCGAAGTGGACGGCGACGTCAGCATGCCCGACCTGCGCTCCAGTGAGCGTTGGCGGGAAGTCGCGTCGGAAGATCACGCGCCAAGCGGCGAAACGCCCGCATTTCGCTACACGACGCTAGTTCGGGCTTAGCCCGGCTTCCGCTGAACGACGTATTCGCGGTAGTGGCGGAGCTGCTCCCCAAGCACTTTGTCAACGGCTGGAGCCAGCTCTGCGGCATTGCCGTTGGCGAAGCCGGCAGCACGATAATCCAGGGTCACCTTGGAGCCGCCCGCGATCCGCTCAACTTTGAAGTCCATGACCCCGCTGACGCCCTCGAATAGCAACGGGCCAAGGGCGCCGGTCATGACGACGCGCTCGCCTGGCTGGACCAGGGTGACGCGCATGTGCTCGATCCCGCCGCCCTTCTCCAGTCTTTCGCAAAAGCATCCGCCGGCCTTTAGGGACAGGCTAAGGTTCGCGCTGTCGCCGGAGTAGGTGTGGTCTTTGTTCCACCAGCGGGGAAGCTCGCCCAGCGCCGCGTAGGCCTGATCGGGGGGAATGACCAAATTGACGCTGTGCTTGATCGCAAAGCTGTTGGGCCCGCTTTGCACCACCGCGGCGCTTGCGGGCGCCGATGCCAACGCCGCAATCCCGATCGCCCACTGTCGCATGGCCGCCCCCATCGTTGATACCGGTGATAATGCCGGTGCGGGCCCTAGCTGTCGAGGATTGCGTCGATTGCCGCAGCGACTTCGCCGACGCTTCCCATGCCGTCCACGCCATGGAGGATCCCACGCTCGCGATAGAAGGGCAGGATCGGCTGCGTCTTCGCGCGGTATTCCGCCAAGCGTGTGCGCACGGTCAGCTCATTGTCGTCGTCGCGGCGCTTGAAGTCATGGCCGCCGCAAACGTCGCAAGTGTCGTCGACTTTCGGAAGCTTGAAGCGATCGTGATAGGGGGCCCCGCAGCTCGCGCACGAGAAGCGGCCGGTAATCCGGTCCACCAGCGCCTCCTCATTCACTTCCAGCTCGATGACATAACTGAGCTTCCGGCCTCGCTCGGCGAGCAGCAAGTCGAGCGCTTCCGCCTGCGCGAGGGTACGGGGAAAGCCGTCGAAGATCGCCCCGCGATTCTCGATCCGATCGAGGTTTTCACCAATCAGCGCACAGACGATGGCATCGCTGACCAGCTCGCCGGCATCCATTACCACCTTGGCCTGAAGGCCGATCGGCGACCCCTCTCTGACCGCGGCACGAAGCATGTCACCGGTGGAAAGCTGCACCATCCCCCGATTGGTCACCAGCCGCTCGGCCTGGGTTCCCTTCCCCGCCCCTGGCGGACCTAGCAGGATGATGTCCATTACGCCCCCACCGATAGGTGTGCCGGTCAGCGCCGGCGCCCACCCTTCAACTTCGCCTTCTTGATCAGGTCACCATATTGGTGCGCAATCAAGTGGCTTTGGATCTGGCTGACCGTATCCATCGTCACGTTGACCACGATCAGCAGGCTGGTGCCGCCAAGGGCGAACGCAAGACCCATCTGAGAGGCTAGGATTTCCGGTATGAGACAGATGACGACGAGATAGGCGGCGCCAATCACCGTCAGGCGGCTGATCAGATAGTCGAAATAATTCTCGGTCGCCTTGCCGGGACGAATCCCCGGAATGAAGCCGCCGTGACGCTTGAGGCCGTCGGCCGTCTCTTCCGAATTGAACTGCACTGCCGAATAGAAGAAGCAGAAAAAGGCGATGCCCGCGGCATAGAGGCCGAGATAGAGCGGCGCCCCGTGCTGGAGCAGAGTGCTGACCGTAATGAGCCAGTCGCTGGCATTCGGATCGTTCTGTGCACCCGTCATCTGAATGACCGTAAGCGGCATCAAAAGCAGCGACGATGCGAAGATCGGCGGAATGACGCCCGCGATATTGATTTTCATCGGCAGGTGGCTGCGTTCCTGCTGAACCATCCCGCGGGCCGTCTGGCGCTTGGGATACTGGATCAGGACGCGACGCTGAGCGCGCTCGACGAAACAGATGAACAGCACGAGCGCGATCACCAGCAGGACAATGCCGAAGACCATGACTGGGTCCATGGCGCCGGTGCGGCCACCTTCGAGCAGCTGGGCAATGGCGCGCGGAAGGCCCGCGACGATACCCGCCATGATGATCAGCGAGACGCCGTTGCCGATCCCGCGGCTGGTGATCTGCTCGCCGATCCACATCAGGAACAGCGTTCCGCCGACAAGGCTGATCGTCGCGGTTACCCGGAACAGCATGCCGGGGTCGACCACAGCGCTGATGGCGTTGTTGGCGCCCAGCCCCTCGAGGCCGATGGCAATGAAATAACCCTGGACCGTCGTCAGGAGGACGGTGAGGTAGCGGGTGTACTGATTGAGTTTTTTGCGCCCGGTCTCACCCTCTTTCTTGAGGGCCTGCCACGGCGGATACAGTGACGCCATCAGCTGGACGACGATCGACGCCGTAATGTACGGCATGACGCCCAGAGCGATGATTGACGCACGTTCAAGCGCGCCACCTGAGAAAGTGTTGAACACGCCCAGAATGCCGCCCGCCTGGGTGGCATAGAGCTGCTGCATCGCCACCGGATCGATGCCCGGGATGGGAACGAACGACAACAGCCGGAATAGGACAAGGGCGCCCAGCGTGAACCACAGGCGCTTCTTCAGTTCGGTGGCCTTCGAAAAGCTCGAAAGCGAGATGTTGGAGGCCAGTTGCTCGGCTGCGGATGCCATGGATGATCCCGTAAAATACGAAAGGGCGGCGAAGGGCGTGATGCCCCCGCCGCCCGATATAGTGTGTCAGGGCCGCTTGCGAAGCCCCGTCAAGCGACGAAGGCTTACTTGGCGGCCTTCTTAGCCGTGCCCTTCTTCGCCGCGGCCAGCGCCGCAGGGTCCTTGCGCTCGACGATCTCGACCTTGCCACCGGCCTTTTCGACCGCGGCAAGCGCGCCCTTGGACGCGCCGGCGACCTTGAAGCTGACCTTGGCGGTGAACTCGCCCTTGCCGAGCAGGCGGACACCGTCCTTGCCGCCGCGAGCCAGGCCGGCGGCCTTCAGCGCGGCATGATCGAGCGTGCCCTTGGCATCGAGCTTTTTGGCATCGATCGCCTTCTGGACGGAACCCAGATTCACCTCGGCATAGTCCTTGGCGAAGATGTTGTTGAAGCCGCGCTTCGGAAGCCGCATGTGAAGGGGCATCTGACCGCCTTCGAAGCCCTTGATCGAGACGCCGGAGCGGCTCTTCTGGCCCTTCTGGCCGCGACCGCCGGTCTTGCCGAGACCCGAGCCGATCCCGCGTCCGACACGGACCCGGCCCTTGCGGGCGCCTTCGTTGTCGCGGATTTCATTCAATTTCATGATGTGCACTCGCTTTCGCTTTTGTCGCGCATGAAACCGCCGGGAGTGCCGGCGGCTTCGATACCGTTGCTTAGTCCTCGACCTTGACCAGGTGCTGGACCTTCTTGACCTGACCCAGCACTTCCGGGGTCGCTTCGACCTCGATCGTGCGGTTCATCTTGTTGAGGCCGAGACCGACCAGCGTCGCGCGCTGGGTCTTGTCGCGGCGGATCGGCGAACCGGTCTGCGTAATCTTGATCTTGGCCATCTTCGATTACTCCGTCACCGCTTCGGCGGTGGCTTCGGCCTCGCCCTTGTCCATCCCGCCACGGCCGAGAAGGTCGGCGACCTTCTTGCCACGGCGCTGAGCGACGATACGCGGGCTCGACTGATCCTTGAGCGCCTCGAAAGTGGCGCGGATCATGTTGTAGGGGTTGGAAGTGCCGACCGACTTGGTCACCACGTCGGCGACTCCGAGGCTTTCGAACACGGCGCGCATCGGACCGCCGGCGATGATTCCGGTACCCGACGGGGCCGAGCGAACGGTAACCTTGCCGGCGCCAAAATGGCCCTTGCCGTCATGGTGAAGTGTACGGCCATCACGAAGCGGAACACGGACCATTGCCTTCTTGGCAGCGGCGGTCGCCTTCGAGATGGCTTCCGGGACTTCCCGAGCCTTGCCGTGACCGAAACCGGCGCGGCCCTTGCCGTCGCCGACGACGACGAGCGCTGCGAAACCGAAGCGCTTGCCGCCCTTCACGGTCTTGGAAACGCGGTTGATGTGGACGAGCTTTTCGATCAGCTCCTCGCCATCTTCCTCGCGGTTGCCGCGACGATCGTCACGACGGCCACGTCCGCCACGGCCGCCATCGCGTCCGCCGCCACGGCCACCACGCGGACCGCGCGGGCCACGGCCCTCGACGGCCTGCTGCGGCTGCTCGGCCTGAGCCGGAGCTTCTGCGCCGGTCTCGGCCGGAGTTGCGGTGGTTTCGACCTCTGAGGTCTGGTTCTCGTCAGCCATTTAGAACTCCAATCCGCCTTCGCGGGCGGCATCGGCCAGGGCCTTGACCCGGCCATGGAACAGGAAGCCGCCACGGTCGAACACGACCTTGTCGACGCCGGCCTTCTTGGCCTTGGCGGCAACTGCCTTGCCAACCGCGGCAGCGGCATCGGCCGTGGCGCCGGTCTTGACCTTCAGGTCCTTGTCCAGGGTCGAAGCCGAGGCCAGCGTCTTGCCGGCGGCATCGTCGATGACCTGGGCGTAGATGTGGCGGCCTGAGCGGTGCACCGAAAGACGCGGCTTGCCGGCGGCCCGGGCGCGGAGAGCGCTGCGAACACGACGCCGGCGGCGATCGAAGAGAGAGAGTTTCGCCATGGCTTACTTCTTCTTGCCTTCTTTGCGGAAGATATACTCGCCGCGATACTTGATGCCCTTGCCCTTGTAGGGCTCCGGCTTGCGCCAGCGACGGATTTCGGCCGCAACCTGGCCGACCTTCTGCTTGTCGATGCCAGTGATCTCGACGGTGTTGGCGTCGGGAGTCTTGACATCGACGCCCTCGGGGACGGCGAAATTGACGTCGTGGCTGTAGCCGAGCTGAAGCTTCAGGTTTCTGCCCTGAGCCTGAGCGCGGTAGCCGACGCCGGTGATTTCGAGCACCTTGGTGAAGCCCTCGCTTACACCAGTAACGAGGTTCTGCACCAGCGTGCGCTGCATGCCCCAGAAGGCACGCGCCTGCTTGGTGTCATTGGCCGGCTTCACGAGGATGCCGTCGTCACCGATGTCGTAGGCGATCTCGTCGCGCATCTGCAGGTCGAGAGTCCCCTTCGGGCCCTTGACCGAGAGGATCTGGCCCTCGGTGGTGGCCGTCACGCCCTGGGGCAGCGGCACCGGTCGTTTTCCGATACGGGACATTAGAACACCTCCGCCAGCACTTCGCCGCCGACGTTCTGGTCGCGCGCCTCGGCGTCGCTCAAAACGCCCCGGGGCGTCGAAACGATCGTGATTCCGAGACCGTTGCGGATACGCGGCAGTTCGCGCGAACCCGAATAGACCCGGCGACCCGGCTTCGACACACGAGCCAGGTGCTGAATGGCCGGCTGGCCTTCAAAATACTTGAGTTCGATCCGCAGGCCCTTCTGGCCGGCCAGCTCTTCCTCAGAATAACCGCGAATGTAGCCTTCGCGCTGCAGCACGTCGAGGACGTGCGCACGCAGCTTCGAAGCCGGCGTCAGGATCGAGTCCTTGCGCGCCTGCTGGCCGTTGCGAATACGGGTGAGCATATCACCCAAGGGATCGGTCATCGCCATATCAGATGCCCTTACCAGCTCGACTTGGTGACGCCGGGAATAAGGCCCTTGTTGGCCAGTTCCCGAAGCATGATCCGCGACAAGCGGAACTTGCGATAAAAACCGCGGCTGCGGCCCGTGAGCTCACAGCGGTTGCGGATGCGGGTCGGATTGCCGTTGCGCGGAAGCTCGGCCATCTTCAGGCGTGCGATCAGGCGCTCGGTCTCATCGAGCGACTGGTCGTTTGCCTTTTCCTTCAGACGCGCCAGCTTGGGAGCGGTCTGCTTGACGAGCTTCTTGCGACGCTCGTTCTTGTTCACGGAACTCAGTTTCGCCATGACTTAAGTTCTCCAGGCCGCCTCAGGCGGCTTCTTTCTGTTCGTCCGCCGGGAACGGGAAGTTGAACAAGCGCAGCAGCTCGCGCGCCTCTTCGTCCGTCTTGGCGGT
The window above is part of the Sphingomonas sp. HDW15A genome. Proteins encoded here:
- the secY gene encoding preprotein translocase subunit SecY, with translation MASAAEQLASNISLSSFSKATELKKRLWFTLGALVLFRLLSFVPIPGIDPVAMQQLYATQAGGILGVFNTFSGGALERASIIALGVMPYITASIVVQLMASLYPPWQALKKEGETGRKKLNQYTRYLTVLLTTVQGYFIAIGLEGLGANNAISAVVDPGMLFRVTATISLVGGTLFLMWIGEQITSRGIGNGVSLIIMAGIVAGLPRAIAQLLEGGRTGAMDPVMVFGIVLLVIALVLFICFVERAQRRVLIQYPKRQTARGMVQQERSHLPMKINIAGVIPPIFASSLLLMPLTVIQMTGAQNDPNASDWLITVSTLLQHGAPLYLGLYAAGIAFFCFFYSAVQFNSEETADGLKRHGGFIPGIRPGKATENYFDYLISRLTVIGAAYLVVICLIPEILASQMGLAFALGGTSLLIVVNVTMDTVSQIQSHLIAHQYGDLIKKAKLKGGRRR
- the rplO gene encoding 50S ribosomal protein L15, producing MKLNEIRDNEGARKGRVRVGRGIGSGLGKTGGRGQKGQKSRSGVSIKGFEGGQMPLHMRLPKRGFNNIFAKDYAEVNLGSVQKAIDAKKLDAKGTLDHAALKAAGLARGGKDGVRLLGKGEFTAKVSFKVAGASKGALAAVEKAGGKVEIVERKDPAALAAAKKGTAKKAAK
- the rpmD gene encoding 50S ribosomal protein L30, translating into MAKIKITQTGSPIRRDKTQRATLVGLGLNKMNRTIEVEATPEVLGQVKKVQHLVKVED
- the rpsE gene encoding 30S ribosomal protein S5; this translates as MADENQTSEVETTATPAETGAEAPAQAEQPQQAVEGRGPRGPRGGRGGGRDGGRGGRGRRDDRRGNREEDGEELIEKLVHINRVSKTVKGGKRFGFAALVVVGDGKGRAGFGHGKAREVPEAISKATAAAKKAMVRVPLRDGRTLHHDGKGHFGAGKVTVRSAPSGTGIIAGGPMRAVFESLGVADVVTKSVGTSNPYNMIRATFEALKDQSSPRIVAQRRGKKVADLLGRGGMDKGEAEATAEAVTE
- the rplR gene encoding 50S ribosomal protein L18: MAKLSLFDRRRRRVRSALRARAAGKPRLSVHRSGRHIYAQVIDDAAGKTLASASTLDKDLKVKTGATADAAAAVGKAVAAKAKKAGVDKVVFDRGGFLFHGRVKALADAAREGGLEF
- the rplF gene encoding 50S ribosomal protein L6, encoding MSRIGKRPVPLPQGVTATTEGQILSVKGPKGTLDLQMRDEIAYDIGDDGILVKPANDTKQARAFWGMQRTLVQNLVTGVSEGFTKVLEITGVGYRAQAQGRNLKLQLGYSHDVNFAVPEGVDVKTPDANTVEITGIDKQKVGQVAAEIRRWRKPEPYKGKGIKYRGEYIFRKEGKKK
- the rpsH gene encoding 30S ribosomal protein S8, producing MAMTDPLGDMLTRIRNGQQARKDSILTPASKLRAHVLDVLQREGYIRGYSEEELAGQKGLRIELKYFEGQPAIQHLARVSKPGRRVYSGSRELPRIRNGLGITIVSTPRGVLSDAEARDQNVGGEVLAEVF
- the rpsN gene encoding 30S ribosomal protein S14, which codes for MAKLSSVNKNERRKKLVKQTAPKLARLKEKANDQSLDETERLIARLKMAELPRNGNPTRIRNRCELTGRSRGFYRKFRLSRIMLRELANKGLIPGVTKSSW